One Halobaculum sp. CBA1158 DNA segment encodes these proteins:
- a CDS encoding glycosyltransferase family 39 protein, with protein sequence MDENTTILGSIWNRGKIYYKMPKITLFATSFVWSLIAIGVRGNFYNVSTWENGMIASNIIRGLGFSGTYLVGPPVEPTSVMAPFYPYFLATVYTVFGLTPLAFITIQVIQAIIQAFSVVLLFLIGRQIFNMQVGLFAGVGLALYPDYAYGVTVIHQLTFSTFITLLLIYSLVQLEDGYSIKNIVVSGTILGVATLIIPAVLYFAPIIPLWLIGQTYLKRWSFSEALKMSCLITIVPLLIVAPWTIRNYIVHDQFVLVKQVGWNFWRGNVPPAIHTGVPNELSDAPSIVQKKVEQMPEAEANKYLLNRALEYIIYHPRNFLIHFFKNIWYFWWFPPMEQKPAQSNIIRKLFYVPVLSMGVIGIIKSRRRWKKYTLFYGIFFSFSIGYSIFFIQPRYRTPTIQPFLILFAAFFAYRIIRKFKMV encoded by the coding sequence ATGGACGAAAACACCACTATTTTAGGTTCAATCTGGAACCGGGGCAAGATATATTACAAAATGCCCAAAATAACATTATTTGCAACTTCATTTGTCTGGAGTCTCATAGCAATTGGAGTACGTGGCAATTTCTATAATGTATCAACTTGGGAAAATGGTATGATTGCAAGTAATATAATCCGGGGTCTGGGTTTTAGTGGTACATATCTAGTCGGCCCCCCTGTGGAGCCCACCTCAGTAATGGCACCCTTCTACCCTTACTTTTTAGCTACTGTATATACAGTTTTCGGGCTCACACCACTCGCTTTTATAACTATCCAGGTTATTCAAGCAATTATTCAGGCGTTTTCAGTTGTTTTATTATTTCTAATTGGGCGACAAATTTTCAATATGCAAGTGGGTCTGTTCGCTGGAGTAGGTCTCGCTCTGTACCCAGATTATGCTTATGGAGTGACGGTAATACACCAATTGACCTTTTCGACATTCATAACATTATTGCTAATATATAGCTTAGTACAGCTAGAGGATGGATATTCAATCAAGAATATAGTCGTCTCTGGCACTATTTTGGGAGTAGCAACCCTTATAATTCCTGCTGTGCTATATTTTGCGCCTATAATCCCGCTTTGGTTGATAGGACAGACCTATCTTAAACGGTGGAGTTTTAGTGAGGCGTTAAAGATGAGCTGTTTAATCACAATAGTTCCCCTATTAATCGTCGCTCCCTGGACCATTCGTAACTATATTGTACATGATCAGTTTGTTCTTGTTAAACAAGTGGGGTGGAATTTTTGGCGAGGGAACGTCCCACCGGCAATACACACGGGTGTTCCAAATGAACTGAGTGACGCGCCATCAATTGTCCAAAAAAAGGTAGAACAAATGCCAGAAGCAGAAGCTAATAAATACCTTCTCAACAGGGCGCTTGAATATATAATCTATCATCCAAGGAATTTCTTAATCCATTTCTTCAAAAATATATGGTATTTCTGGTGGTTCCCTCCTATGGAACAAAAACCCGCACAATCCAACATTATTCGTAAATTGTTTTATGTTCCAGTATTATCAATGGGAGTTATCGGTATTATTAAATCCAGACGAAGATGGAAAAAGTATACGCTATTCTATGGGATTTTCTTTTCCTTTTCTATTGGTTATAGCATATTCTTCATTCAACCCAGATATAGAACGCCAACGATACAGCCATTTCTAATCCTTTTTGCGGCATTCTTCGCTTATAGAATAATCCGGAAATTCAAAATGGTTTAA